One window of the Microbulbifer sp. Q7 genome contains the following:
- a CDS encoding DUF3426 domain-containing protein, which translates to MSQLVTRCPHCSTSFHVSEQQLRAARGAVRCGSCLQVFRADENIVFNEDDPAPTETRKAIDDLLEDDDFLIHDDIELEGDDSDDADALPKQTTPKTGPTQSSNSEKPESTRQSPLIDDAFGEHQWQNLDQEEDSQQSLDLSSSLDDEINDLSRASEDPWAEEIAREESSGITPAHHAHEDFEHPASDDEPRFSDDLPSPPLADQTELTATAAVDDHIDPRQRDEAPLLPRDQLISAIGPAPIEVNWQPKRHNRVPGWLWTLGVLLLMLALAAQTAYFRFDTLSKREPWRAIYAQACPLIGCKLPAQVDINAMHTSNLVVRSHPQIAGALAVEAVLLNRAPFDQPFPALQLRFTDLKNNPVASRRFTPQDYLKGEMSGRRLMPAGNPVHIALDIVDPGPEAVNYELRIAPQ; encoded by the coding sequence ATGTCGCAACTGGTCACCCGCTGCCCCCACTGCAGCACCTCGTTTCACGTCAGCGAACAACAGCTGCGCGCCGCCCGTGGTGCCGTACGTTGTGGCTCCTGCCTGCAGGTCTTCCGCGCCGATGAAAATATCGTCTTCAACGAAGACGACCCTGCCCCGACTGAAACCAGGAAAGCCATCGACGACCTGCTGGAAGATGATGACTTCCTGATCCACGACGATATCGAGCTGGAAGGTGACGACAGCGACGACGCAGACGCGCTGCCCAAACAGACAACCCCCAAAACCGGCCCGACGCAGAGCAGCAACAGCGAAAAGCCCGAGTCCACACGCCAGAGCCCCCTGATCGACGACGCCTTCGGCGAACACCAGTGGCAAAACCTCGACCAGGAAGAAGACAGCCAGCAGAGCCTGGACCTCAGCAGCAGCCTCGACGATGAAATCAATGACCTGAGCCGCGCCAGCGAAGACCCCTGGGCTGAAGAAATTGCGCGCGAGGAATCCAGCGGTATCACTCCCGCACACCACGCGCACGAGGACTTCGAGCATCCGGCGTCGGACGACGAGCCCCGGTTCAGCGACGACCTGCCCTCCCCGCCATTGGCAGATCAGACCGAACTCACCGCCACCGCCGCTGTGGACGACCACATCGACCCGCGCCAGAGAGACGAGGCCCCGCTACTGCCCCGCGACCAGCTGATCTCCGCCATCGGGCCCGCGCCCATCGAAGTCAACTGGCAGCCCAAGCGACACAACCGGGTCCCCGGATGGCTGTGGACCCTGGGCGTTCTGCTACTGATGCTGGCGCTGGCGGCGCAAACCGCCTACTTCCGTTTCGACACCCTGAGCAAGCGCGAACCCTGGCGCGCCATCTATGCCCAGGCCTGCCCGCTGATCGGTTGCAAGCTGCCGGCTCAGGTGGACATCAACGCCATGCACACCTCTAACCTGGTGGTGCGTAGCCATCCGCAAATTGCCGGCGCGCTGGCAGTGGAAGCGGTACTCCTGAACCGCGCACCCTTCGACCAGCCTTTCCCGGCCCTGCAGCTACGGTTTACCGACCTCAAAAATAATCCCGTCGCCAGTCGTCGCTTCACCCCGCAGGACTACCTCAAGGGCGAGATGTCCGGGCGCCGGTTGATGCCCGCGGGCAACCCGGTCCACATTGCACTCGATATCGTGGACCCCGGCCCCGAAGCGGTGAACTACGAGCTGCGTATTGCCCCGCAATAA
- the dusB gene encoding tRNA dihydrouridine synthase DusB: protein MPTDLPSSFAIGPYDIGAPVILAPMAGVTDRPFRKLCRALGAGLVVSEMVTSDTSLWNSRKSRMRLDHAGEAGPISVQIAGGDPQMMADAARANVERGAQIIDINMGCPAKKVCKKAAGSALLRDEKLVADILETVVQSVSVPVTLKIRTGWCPDTRNGVTVAKMAEDLGVSALAVHGRTRACGYHGQAEFDTIAEIVSAVKIPVFANGDITGAEKARKVLDYTGAKAVMIGRAAQGRPWIFREIAHYLATGEQLPEPSLEEVRDILITHLGELHRFYGEVMGVRIARKHVGWYVKTLAESESFRKTFNQLDSAEAQHASVREWFERRITRGAKAA from the coding sequence TTGCCCACGGATTTACCAAGCAGCTTCGCCATCGGCCCCTACGACATTGGTGCGCCAGTCATTCTGGCGCCCATGGCCGGCGTTACCGATCGCCCCTTCCGCAAACTGTGCCGAGCACTCGGCGCCGGTCTCGTGGTTTCCGAGATGGTCACCTCCGACACCAGCCTGTGGAACAGCCGCAAATCTCGTATGCGCCTGGACCACGCCGGTGAGGCAGGCCCCATTTCGGTACAGATTGCCGGTGGTGACCCGCAGATGATGGCCGACGCCGCGCGCGCAAATGTTGAGCGCGGTGCCCAGATCATCGACATCAATATGGGCTGCCCGGCAAAAAAGGTGTGCAAGAAGGCAGCGGGCTCCGCCCTGCTGCGCGACGAAAAACTGGTCGCCGACATTCTGGAAACGGTGGTTCAATCCGTCTCAGTACCAGTGACGCTGAAAATTCGCACTGGCTGGTGCCCGGATACCCGCAATGGCGTGACGGTGGCCAAAATGGCCGAGGATCTCGGAGTTTCTGCCTTGGCAGTCCACGGTCGCACCCGCGCCTGTGGCTACCACGGTCAGGCCGAATTCGATACCATTGCCGAGATTGTGTCCGCGGTAAAGATTCCTGTCTTTGCCAACGGCGACATTACCGGCGCGGAAAAGGCCCGCAAGGTGTTGGACTACACCGGCGCCAAAGCGGTCATGATTGGCCGTGCGGCTCAGGGACGTCCATGGATATTCCGGGAAATTGCCCACTACCTCGCTACGGGGGAACAGCTGCCGGAGCCCTCACTGGAAGAAGTTAGGGATATTTTGATCACTCACCTGGGTGAGTTACACCGTTTCTACGGTGAGGTTATGGGGGTACGTATTGCCCGCAAACATGTGGGTTGGTACGTAAAGACGCTCGCCGAAAGCGAGTCCTTTCGCAAAACCTTTAACCAATTGGATAGCGCAGAAGCACAACATGCCAGCGTTCGTGAGTGGTTTGAACGCCGAATAACTAGAGGGGCAAAAGCGGCATGA
- the fis gene encoding DNA-binding transcriptional regulator Fis, with amino-acid sequence MTNEALIPDTSDAVSTGGQTQLQQPQALRDAVEQAMENYFRHLDGQMVTDVYDMVLSEIEAPMLEVVMKHTRHNQTRAAQLLGLNRGTLRKKLKRYGLL; translated from the coding sequence ATGACTAATGAAGCACTAATTCCGGATACCAGCGATGCGGTGTCCACTGGGGGCCAGACTCAACTACAACAACCGCAAGCCTTGCGCGATGCGGTTGAGCAGGCGATGGAGAACTACTTCCGTCACCTCGACGGTCAGATGGTGACCGATGTATACGATATGGTGCTGTCCGAAATTGAAGCACCGATGCTGGAAGTGGTGATGAAGCACACCCGCCACAACCAGACCCGCGCAGCTCAGCTGCTGGGCCTCAACCGGGGTACCCTGCGCAAGAAGCTCAAGCGCTACGGCCTGCTGTAA
- the purH gene encoding bifunctional phosphoribosylaminoimidazolecarboxamide formyltransferase/IMP cyclohydrolase, with the protein MTDKVAIRRALISVSDKTGIVEFARELSSMGVEILSTGGTYRQLGEAGIPVVEVSDYTGFPEMMDGRVKTLHPKVHGGILGRRGKDDAVMDEHGIKPIDMVVVNLYPFKATVADPNCDLPTAIENIDIGGPTMVRSAAKNHKDVAIVVNAHSYDTVIEEMKANDGQLGYATRYDLMVQAFEHTAQYDGMIANHFGARNTDNVAREFPNTYNVQYEKAQDMRYGENPHQKAAFYVEADAEEASVSTATQLQGKELSFNNVADTDAALETVKLFDEPACVIVKHANPCGVAVAADIKTAYELAFATDPESAFGGIIAFNRELDAETAQLIVDKQFSEVIIAPKVSAEAAQAVSAKKNVRLLECGEWDSTRPAAFDYKRVTGGLLVQEKDNGMVAKEDLKVVTKVQPSDEQLDELLFAWKVAKMVKSNAIIYAKDGRTIGVGAGQMSRVNSARIAAIKAEHAGLEVKGAVMASDAFFPFRDGIDNAAKVGISAVIQPGGSMRDEEVIAAADEHGMAMVFTGMRHFRH; encoded by the coding sequence ATGACTGACAAGGTGGCCATTCGCCGCGCGCTGATCAGCGTTTCCGACAAAACCGGCATTGTGGAATTTGCCCGCGAACTCTCCTCCATGGGCGTGGAGATTCTCTCCACCGGCGGCACCTACCGCCAGCTGGGCGAGGCCGGTATCCCGGTGGTGGAAGTCTCCGACTACACCGGCTTCCCGGAAATGATGGACGGGCGCGTCAAAACCCTGCACCCGAAAGTACACGGCGGCATCCTTGGCCGTCGCGGTAAGGACGACGCAGTCATGGACGAACACGGCATCAAGCCCATCGACATGGTCGTGGTCAATCTTTACCCCTTCAAGGCCACCGTCGCCGACCCCAATTGCGACCTGCCCACCGCCATCGAAAATATCGACATCGGCGGCCCCACCATGGTCCGCTCCGCCGCCAAGAATCACAAAGACGTCGCCATCGTGGTCAATGCCCACAGCTACGACACCGTGATCGAAGAAATGAAAGCCAACGACGGCCAGCTGGGTTACGCAACCCGCTACGACCTGATGGTGCAGGCATTCGAGCATACCGCCCAGTACGACGGCATGATCGCCAACCACTTCGGCGCCCGTAATACCGACAACGTTGCCCGCGAGTTCCCCAACACCTACAACGTCCAGTACGAAAAAGCCCAGGACATGCGCTACGGAGAGAACCCGCACCAGAAAGCGGCGTTCTACGTGGAAGCCGACGCTGAGGAAGCCTCGGTCTCCACCGCCACCCAGCTGCAGGGCAAGGAACTCTCTTTCAACAACGTCGCCGACACCGATGCCGCCCTGGAAACCGTCAAACTGTTCGACGAGCCAGCCTGCGTCATCGTCAAGCACGCCAACCCCTGCGGCGTCGCCGTTGCGGCGGACATCAAGACCGCCTACGAACTGGCCTTCGCCACCGACCCGGAATCCGCCTTCGGCGGCATCATCGCCTTCAACCGCGAACTGGACGCCGAAACCGCCCAGCTGATCGTCGACAAGCAGTTCTCCGAAGTCATCATCGCCCCCAAAGTCAGCGCCGAAGCCGCCCAGGCGGTCTCCGCCAAGAAAAACGTACGCCTGCTGGAATGCGGCGAATGGGACAGCACCCGCCCCGCCGCCTTCGACTACAAGCGCGTCACCGGTGGCCTGCTGGTTCAGGAAAAAGACAACGGCATGGTTGCCAAGGAAGACCTCAAGGTGGTCACCAAGGTACAGCCCTCTGACGAACAACTGGACGAACTGCTGTTCGCCTGGAAAGTCGCCAAGATGGTTAAATCCAACGCCATCATCTACGCCAAAGACGGCCGCACCATCGGCGTCGGCGCCGGCCAGATGAGCCGCGTCAACTCCGCCCGCATCGCCGCCATCAAGGCCGAACACGCCGGCCTCGAAGTGAAGGGCGCGGTCATGGCCTCCGACGCCTTCTTCCCCTTCCGCGACGGCATCGACAACGCCGCCAAGGTAGGCATCAGCGCCGTGATCCAGCCCGGTGGCTCCATGCGCGATGAAGAAGTCATCGCCGCGGCGGACGAGCACGGTATGGCGATGGTGTTTACCGGCATGCGTCACTTCCGTCACTGA
- the purD gene encoding phosphoribosylamine--glycine ligase: MNILVIGSGGREHALAWKAAQNPAVDTVFVAPGNAGTAREPKLQNVNIGVDNFSALSDLVEEKGIDLTIVGPEAPLVDGIVDYFNARGHNIFGPEKAAAQLEGSKAFTKDFLERHAIPTADYQNFTEVEPAIAYLREKGAPIVVKADGLAAGKGVIVAETVEQAELAVRDMLSGNAFGDAGCRVVIEEFLTGEEASFIVMVDGEHILPMATSQDHKRVGDGDTGPNTGGMGAYSPAPVVTPDVYERVMKEVIEPTVQGLASEGMPYTGFLYAGLMINEEGAPKVIEYNCRFGDPETQPIMMRLQSDLVELCMAAVEKRLDKVTAEWDPRPALGVVLAAHGYPGSYRKGDAISGLDKADSENAKVFQAGTALDGERVVTSGGRVLCATALGDTVAEAQANAYECARKIYWEGSFFRKDIGYRAVEREESEQA; encoded by the coding sequence ATGAACATCCTGGTAATCGGCTCTGGTGGCCGCGAACACGCACTGGCCTGGAAGGCCGCCCAAAACCCCGCCGTAGACACCGTCTTCGTCGCCCCCGGTAACGCCGGCACCGCCCGCGAACCCAAACTCCAGAACGTCAACATCGGCGTCGACAACTTCTCCGCCCTCTCCGACCTCGTCGAAGAAAAAGGCATCGACCTCACCATCGTCGGCCCCGAAGCCCCACTGGTAGACGGCATCGTCGACTACTTCAATGCCCGCGGCCACAACATCTTCGGCCCCGAGAAAGCCGCCGCCCAGCTCGAAGGCTCCAAAGCCTTCACCAAAGACTTCCTAGAGCGCCACGCCATCCCCACCGCCGACTACCAGAACTTCACCGAAGTGGAACCGGCCATCGCCTACCTGCGGGAAAAAGGCGCGCCCATCGTCGTCAAAGCCGACGGCCTCGCTGCCGGTAAAGGCGTCATCGTCGCCGAAACCGTAGAACAGGCCGAACTGGCCGTGCGCGACATGCTCAGTGGCAACGCCTTTGGCGACGCCGGCTGCCGCGTAGTGATCGAAGAATTCCTCACCGGCGAAGAGGCCAGCTTCATCGTCATGGTCGACGGCGAACACATCCTGCCCATGGCCACCAGCCAGGACCACAAGCGGGTCGGCGATGGCGACACCGGCCCCAATACCGGCGGCATGGGCGCCTACTCCCCGGCACCGGTGGTCACCCCCGACGTCTACGAGCGGGTGATGAAAGAAGTCATCGAGCCCACCGTGCAGGGTCTCGCCAGTGAAGGCATGCCCTACACAGGCTTCCTGTACGCCGGCCTGATGATCAACGAAGAGGGTGCCCCCAAGGTCATCGAATACAACTGCCGCTTCGGCGACCCGGAAACCCAGCCCATCATGATGCGCCTCCAATCCGATCTGGTGGAGCTGTGCATGGCCGCCGTGGAAAAACGCCTCGACAAAGTCACTGCCGAATGGGATCCCCGCCCCGCGCTGGGCGTGGTACTTGCCGCCCACGGCTACCCCGGCAGCTACCGCAAGGGCGACGCCATCTCCGGACTCGACAAGGCCGATAGTGAGAATGCCAAGGTGTTCCAGGCCGGCACCGCCCTCGACGGCGAGCGTGTCGTTACCAGCGGCGGCCGCGTGCTCTGCGCCACCGCACTGGGCGACACAGTAGCGGAAGCCCAAGCCAATGCTTACGAATGTGCGCGCAAGATCTACTGGGAAGGTTCCTTCTTCCGCAAGGACATCGGCTACCGCGCGGTCGAACGGGAAGAATCCGAGCAAGCGTAA
- the coq7 gene encoding 2-polyprenyl-3-methyl-6-methoxy-1,4-benzoquinone monooxygenase, with amino-acid sequence MNNHRQLTGLDRLLLQADRALRTLSPGSPCHERPSPARTVDEAALSDSERRHAAGLMRVNHSGEVCAQALYQGQALTAKLPEIRQEMEHAADEEIDHLAWCEQRLDELGSRPSVLNPLWYGLSFGIGAAAGKISDKVSLGFVAATEEQVCKHLEGHLQELPAQDEKSRAVVEQMLVDEAKHQHAALDAGGARFPGPVKGLMTLVSKAMTSVSYRV; translated from the coding sequence GTGAATAATCATCGCCAACTGACCGGACTCGACCGCCTGCTACTACAGGCGGACCGCGCCCTGCGCACCCTGAGCCCCGGCTCCCCCTGTCACGAGCGGCCGTCACCCGCCAGGACCGTGGATGAAGCCGCACTGTCCGATAGTGAGCGTCGCCACGCGGCGGGATTGATGCGGGTAAATCACAGCGGTGAGGTGTGCGCCCAGGCCCTATATCAGGGCCAGGCGCTGACCGCCAAGTTGCCCGAGATTCGCCAGGAAATGGAACACGCCGCCGATGAGGAGATAGACCACCTCGCCTGGTGTGAGCAGCGGCTGGATGAGCTGGGCAGTCGCCCGAGCGTGCTCAACCCCCTCTGGTATGGTCTCTCGTTTGGCATTGGCGCCGCCGCCGGCAAGATCAGCGACAAAGTCAGTCTGGGCTTCGTTGCCGCCACCGAAGAGCAGGTGTGCAAGCACCTGGAGGGGCACCTGCAGGAACTGCCGGCGCAGGATGAAAAGAGTCGCGCGGTGGTCGAGCAGATGCTGGTGGATGAAGCCAAACATCAGCACGCCGCACTGGATGCAGGCGGGGCGCGCTTCCCCGGGCCGGTGAAAGGGCTGATGACCCTGGTGTCGAAAGCCATGACTTCGGTAAGTTACCGGGTCTAA
- a CDS encoding OsmC family protein translates to MQGQVTWVNGVTFVGESGSGNSVVMEGGQKNNGIRPMEMILLGVGGCASYDVVGILQKSRQDVVSCHVELKGHRPDAVPAPFEKIEMEFVVRGRDIKEKQVAKAVELSAEKYCSASIMLGKAGVEIVHSYRVEEA, encoded by the coding sequence ATGCAGGGGCAGGTAACCTGGGTCAATGGCGTCACATTTGTCGGTGAGTCCGGCAGTGGCAATTCGGTGGTGATGGAAGGCGGGCAGAAGAACAATGGTATTCGCCCGATGGAGATGATCCTGCTCGGCGTTGGCGGCTGCGCGTCCTACGATGTGGTGGGCATATTGCAGAAATCCCGCCAGGATGTGGTCAGCTGCCATGTAGAACTCAAGGGTCACCGCCCTGACGCGGTACCGGCACCGTTCGAGAAAATCGAGATGGAGTTCGTGGTGCGCGGGCGGGATATCAAGGAGAAGCAGGTGGCCAAGGCGGTGGAACTGTCGGCAGAAAAGTACTGCTCGGCCTCGATTATGCTGGGCAAGGCCGGGGTGGAGATCGTTCACTCCTACCGGGTCGAGGAGGCCTGA
- the crp gene encoding cAMP-activated global transcriptional regulator CRP, which yields MTVATEETLSTGNIEDFLAHCHRRRYPAKSTIIYAGDRCESLYFIMRGSVTVLIEDDEGREMIVAYLNDGDFFGEMGLFDQDTRSAWVRTKTECEVAEISYSKFQELSRQHPEFLFNLATQMAVRLRNTTRKVGDLAFLDVTGRVARTLLDLCNEPDAMTHPEGMQIKITRQEIGRIVGCSREMVGRVLKTLEEQGLVSVKGKTMVVYGTR from the coding sequence GTGACGGTTGCTACCGAAGAAACCCTGTCTACTGGCAACATTGAAGACTTTCTCGCCCACTGCCACCGCCGTCGCTACCCGGCCAAAAGCACCATCATCTACGCCGGAGACCGCTGTGAGTCCCTGTACTTCATCATGCGCGGCTCCGTGACCGTACTGATCGAAGACGACGAAGGCCGCGAAATGATCGTTGCCTACCTGAACGATGGCGACTTCTTCGGCGAAATGGGCCTGTTCGACCAAGACACCCGCAGCGCCTGGGTGCGCACCAAGACCGAGTGTGAGGTCGCGGAAATTTCCTACAGCAAGTTCCAGGAGCTCTCCCGCCAGCACCCGGAATTCCTGTTCAACCTCGCCACCCAGATGGCGGTGCGCCTGCGCAACACCACCCGCAAGGTGGGTGACCTGGCGTTCCTGGACGTGACCGGCCGCGTGGCCCGCACCCTGCTGGACCTGTGCAACGAGCCCGATGCGATGACGCACCCGGAAGGTATGCAGATCAAGATCACCCGCCAGGAGATCGGCCGCATCGTAGGCTGCTCCCGTGAAATGGTCGGCCGCGTACTGAAGACCCTGGAAGAACAGGGCCTGGTATCGGTGAAGGGCAAGACCATGGTGGTGTACGGGACGCGCTAA
- the oppF gene encoding murein tripeptide/oligopeptide ABC transporter ATP binding protein OppF, protein MQDAEKEMLLDVQSLKVHFSIKRENAWPWTKPVSLKAVNGVDLKLFAGETLGIVGESGCGKSTLARAIIGLTEVTDGRVLWLGQDLAALDEKSMRATRKNIQMIFQDPLASLNPRMTIGDIIAEPLRTLHPDIPKADVTERVQAMMKKVGLLPNLVNRYPHEFSGGQCQRIGIARALILEPKLIICDEPVSALDVSIQAQVVNLLKQLQREMNLSLIFIAHDLSVVKHISDRVIVMYLGNAVEVGTKDKLFAAPRHPYTQALMSAVPIPDPKKEKNKQIQLLEGDLPSPIHPPSGCVFRTRCPHAAAECAEQVPVLQGVEEHQSACLRSAELVVQFSA, encoded by the coding sequence ATGCAAGATGCCGAAAAAGAAATGTTATTGGACGTCCAGTCCCTGAAAGTCCACTTCTCCATCAAACGGGAAAACGCCTGGCCTTGGACAAAACCGGTGAGCCTTAAAGCCGTGAACGGCGTTGACCTGAAACTGTTTGCCGGAGAGACACTCGGCATTGTCGGGGAGTCCGGCTGCGGGAAATCCACCCTTGCGCGGGCGATTATCGGACTCACCGAAGTGACCGATGGTCGTGTACTGTGGCTCGGTCAGGATCTTGCGGCGCTGGATGAAAAATCCATGCGTGCCACTCGCAAAAATATCCAGATGATTTTTCAGGACCCACTGGCCTCCTTGAATCCGCGTATGACGATCGGCGACATTATTGCGGAGCCTTTGCGTACCCTGCATCCAGACATTCCCAAAGCGGATGTCACGGAACGCGTGCAGGCAATGATGAAGAAGGTGGGGCTGCTACCCAACCTGGTCAATCGCTACCCGCACGAATTTTCCGGTGGACAGTGTCAGCGCATCGGTATTGCCCGTGCTCTGATACTCGAACCCAAACTGATCATCTGCGATGAGCCGGTGTCCGCACTGGACGTGTCGATACAGGCCCAGGTCGTCAACCTGCTAAAACAGTTGCAGCGGGAAATGAACCTGTCATTGATCTTTATTGCCCACGATTTGTCCGTGGTGAAGCATATTTCCGACCGTGTGATCGTGATGTACCTCGGCAATGCGGTAGAAGTAGGTACCAAAGACAAGCTGTTTGCGGCTCCCAGGCACCCATACACCCAGGCATTGATGTCCGCGGTGCCGATTCCGGACCCGAAAAAAGAAAAGAATAAGCAGATTCAATTGCTCGAGGGCGATCTGCCATCGCCGATTCACCCTCCCAGCGGGTGCGTGTTTCGCACCCGCTGTCCCCACGCTGCGGCAGAATGTGCCGAGCAGGTGCCGGTACTACAGGGTGTAGAGGAGCACCAAAGTGCCTGCTTGCGCAGCGCGGAGCTAGTGGTCCAGTTCTCCGCTTGA
- the oppD gene encoding oligopeptide ABC transporter ATP-binding protein OppD: MNLLNVKDLRVEFTTPEGAVTAVNDLNFSLDAGETLGIVGESGSGKTQTVFAMMGLLAKNGIVSGSAIFKGREILGLPERELNKIRAEKIAMIFQDPMTSLNPYMKVGNQLAEVLIKHKGMNKREALVEARQMLDAVKIPEAHKRLNMYPHEFSGGMRQRVMIAMALLCRPELLIADEPTTALDVTVQAQILSLLNELKRDFNTAIILITHDLGVVAGACDKVLVMYAGRTMEYGSADDIFYRPSHPYSEGLLQAIPRLDAEEGALPTIPGNPPNLLNLPAGCPFQERCHRVQERCRQEAPVLTAFDTTRMRACHADPAAILEAS; the protein is encoded by the coding sequence ATGAATTTACTCAACGTCAAAGATCTCCGGGTGGAGTTCACCACACCGGAGGGCGCCGTCACTGCCGTCAATGATTTGAACTTCTCCCTCGATGCAGGGGAAACACTCGGAATTGTCGGAGAGTCCGGTTCAGGAAAGACCCAGACCGTATTTGCCATGATGGGGCTTCTGGCCAAAAACGGCATCGTCAGTGGCAGTGCCATTTTTAAAGGTCGGGAGATACTGGGTTTGCCCGAGCGTGAACTCAACAAGATTCGCGCAGAAAAGATCGCAATGATCTTCCAGGACCCGATGACTTCTCTGAACCCTTACATGAAAGTTGGAAACCAATTAGCGGAGGTTCTGATCAAGCACAAGGGCATGAACAAACGAGAAGCTCTTGTTGAGGCCAGGCAGATGCTGGATGCGGTCAAGATTCCCGAAGCGCACAAACGTCTCAATATGTATCCCCACGAATTCTCCGGTGGCATGCGCCAGCGCGTCATGATCGCCATGGCATTGTTGTGTCGCCCCGAACTTTTAATTGCCGATGAACCTACCACGGCACTTGATGTTACCGTCCAGGCACAAATTCTCTCCCTGCTGAATGAGCTGAAACGGGATTTCAATACTGCCATCATCTTGATCACTCATGACTTGGGTGTGGTGGCCGGAGCCTGTGACAAGGTGCTGGTCATGTATGCAGGACGCACCATGGAATATGGTAGTGCCGACGATATTTTTTACCGTCCCAGCCATCCCTACAGTGAGGGCCTGCTGCAAGCCATCCCGAGGCTGGATGCGGAAGAGGGCGCCTTGCCCACCATTCCGGGCAATCCGCCCAACCTGCTGAATTTACCTGCCGGCTGCCCGTTTCAGGAACGCTGTCATCGCGTGCAGGAACGCTGCCGCCAAGAGGCACCCGTACTGACCGCCTTTGACACTACGCGCATGCGTGCCTGTCACGCCGACCCTGCCGCAATTCTGGAGGCCAGCTGA
- the oppC gene encoding oligopeptide ABC transporter permease OppC — MLSTTANREAVENLSTQLEVKGRSLWDDARRRFFNNRAALTSLIILGFVTLFVFLGPVLSQFAFDEVNWGAMHAAPSLASGHYFGTDSLGRDLFVRTAMGGRISLMVGVMGALVAVLIGTLYGATAGFVGGRTDRFMMRTLEILYSFPFMFFVILLVTFFGRNILLIFIAIGAVSWLDMARIVRGQTLSIKSKEFVEAATVYGVSKWAMITRHIVPNVLGIVVVYATLLVPQMILFESFLSFLGLGVQEPMTSWGSLMNEGAQTMEIALWQLIVPAIFMVTTLFCFNFIGDGLRDALDPKDR, encoded by the coding sequence ATGTTATCTACTACAGCCAATAGAGAAGCGGTTGAAAATCTTTCTACACAGCTGGAAGTGAAAGGTCGCAGTTTATGGGACGACGCCCGCCGTCGTTTTTTCAATAACCGCGCGGCACTGACCAGTCTGATCATTCTCGGCTTTGTCACGTTATTCGTATTTCTTGGCCCAGTGCTGAGCCAGTTTGCGTTTGATGAAGTGAACTGGGGTGCTATGCATGCGGCACCTTCGCTGGCCTCGGGCCACTATTTCGGCACCGACTCCCTCGGCCGTGACCTGTTTGTGCGTACCGCCATGGGTGGGCGTATCTCGCTGATGGTTGGGGTGATGGGCGCACTGGTGGCCGTCTTGATCGGCACTCTGTATGGCGCCACCGCCGGCTTTGTCGGCGGCCGCACCGACCGCTTTATGATGCGTACCCTGGAGATTCTCTACTCATTCCCGTTTATGTTTTTTGTCATCCTGCTGGTGACCTTCTTTGGCCGCAATATTCTGCTGATTTTTATCGCCATTGGTGCGGTGAGCTGGTTGGATATGGCGCGGATCGTGCGCGGCCAGACACTCAGTATTAAAAGCAAGGAGTTTGTCGAAGCGGCGACTGTCTACGGTGTTTCCAAATGGGCAATGATTACCCGGCACATCGTGCCCAACGTGTTGGGGATCGTAGTGGTGTATGCCACGCTGCTGGTGCCGCAGATGATCCTGTTCGAGTCTTTCCTCAGCTTTCTCGGGCTGGGTGTGCAGGAGCCGATGACTTCCTGGGGCTCACTGATGAACGAGGGTGCTCAAACCATGGAAATCGCGCTCTGGCAATTGATTGTGCCTGCGATTTTTATGGTCACCACCTTGTTCTGTTTCAATTTTATCGGCGACGGCCTGCGCGATGCGCTGGACCCGAAAGATCGCTAG